In a single window of the Helicobacter sp. MIT 99-5507 genome:
- a CDS encoding class I SAM-dependent methyltransferase — protein MNNKCKNCGSILKLKIADLSFAPPSNSFLNKDDLQNAESYYPLKVYLCQNCFLAQVDEYKNVKEIFSKNYVYFSSYSSTWVAHAKSYAEMIIKKLDLNKSSQVIEIAANDGYLLQFFKGIPSIGIEPTSSTAKVAKSRGIEIIEKFFNKALASNLPKADLIIGNNVLAHVPNIRDFVAGVRIALKKDGVANFEFPHILNLIKYNQFDSIYHEHFYYYSLHSVIDLFKRENLYIYDVDILKTHGGSLRIYASKNKKQISKNIINILALEKKYNLDNKDGYLSLESNMQKIKIDFLSLLLKLKKNNKKVIAYGAAAKGNTLLNYCGIKDDLIAYAIDNSPHKQNLFLPGSHIEVKNKDFIKEQIPDYIWIPAWNIKDEIIKEVESIFKAILSNPKNSNMGGGSMQIYHHYSKSKNYHQTYHHIQRGAI, from the coding sequence ATGAATAATAAATGTAAAAATTGTGGCTCTATCTTAAAGTTAAAAATAGCAGATTTATCATTTGCTCCTCCATCAAATTCATTTCTAAATAAAGATGATTTACAAAATGCAGAATCTTATTATCCGCTAAAAGTATATTTATGTCAAAATTGCTTTTTAGCACAAGTTGATGAATATAAAAATGTAAAAGAAATTTTTTCAAAAAATTATGTATATTTTAGTTCATATTCTAGCACTTGGGTTGCTCATGCAAAGTCGTATGCAGAGATGATTATCAAAAAACTAGATTTAAATAAATCATCTCAAGTCATAGAAATTGCAGCAAATGATGGATATTTATTGCAGTTTTTCAAAGGGATTCCAAGCATTGGAATTGAGCCTACTTCTAGCACTGCAAAAGTTGCAAAATCCCGTGGTATAGAAATAATTGAGAAATTTTTTAATAAAGCCCTAGCTTCTAATCTACCAAAAGCAGATTTAATAATTGGTAATAATGTCTTAGCACATGTGCCAAATATAAGAGATTTTGTAGCAGGTGTGAGAATCGCTCTTAAAAAAGATGGTGTAGCAAATTTTGAATTTCCACATATTCTTAATCTAATAAAATATAATCAATTTGATTCTATATATCATGAGCATTTTTATTATTATAGTTTGCATTCTGTAATTGATTTATTTAAAAGAGAGAATCTTTATATTTATGATGTTGATATTTTAAAGACACATGGCGGAAGTTTGAGGATTTATGCTAGTAAAAATAAAAAGCAAATAAGTAAAAATATCATAAATATCTTAGCATTAGAGAAAAAATACAATCTTGATAATAAAGATGGTTATTTATCTTTGGAATCAAATATGCAAAAAATAAAGATTGATTTTTTATCTTTATTGTTAAAATTAAAAAAGAATAATAAAAAAGTTATTGCATATGGAGCTGCAGCAAAGGGAAATACTTTGCTTAATTATTGTGGTATCAAAGATGATTTGATAGCTTATGCAATAGACAATTCACCCCACAAGCAGAATCTTTTCTTGCCCGGAAGTCATATAGAAGTAAAAAATAAAGATTTTATAAAAGAGCAGATTCCAGATTATATTTGGATTCCAGCATGGAATATCAAAGATGAGATTATCAAAGAAGTAGAATCTATATTTAAGGCAATTTTAAGCAACCCTAAAAATAGTAACATGGGGGGGGGTAGTATGCAGATTTATCATCACTACTCCAAAAGTAAAAATTATCACCAAACATATCACCATATCCAAAGGGGAGCAATATGA
- a CDS encoding FkbM family methyltransferase, whose amino-acid sequence MQKETLLEYLQRKIKRQRGDYKNKILFSQRILNPYLKVKYRFSKDYKNALAMQLDLIENAIVDPNGIGGINLKLHNAHVPKRYYDIFYRIFREMGGGNPKITIDCGAHAGLVTDLLLDCGAVVHLFEPNDILFPILQNKYKNNKNVILHKAALSNKDGKAKFMLNDSISQGNRLDSSGDYNEGYDEYYEVEVIDLVRYINENILNTNDRIYFLKLDIEGAEFDIIDKIIETKLYEKIDYIACETHERYFIDGKNKITNLKRLIKEHNINNILLDWI is encoded by the coding sequence ATGCAGAAAGAAACATTATTGGAATATTTACAAAGAAAAATCAAAAGACAAAGAGGAGATTATAAAAATAAGATTCTATTTTCACAAAGAATCTTAAATCCATATCTAAAGGTAAAATACAGATTTAGCAAGGATTACAAAAATGCACTTGCAATGCAGCTTGATTTGATAGAAAATGCTATTGTTGATCCAAATGGAATTGGAGGGATAAATCTAAAACTTCATAATGCCCATGTGCCAAAAAGATATTATGATATTTTTTATCGTATTTTTAGAGAAATGGGGGGGGGGAATCCAAAGATTACAATAGATTGTGGTGCGCATGCTGGGCTTGTTACTGATTTGTTGCTTGATTGTGGTGCAGTGGTGCATTTGTTTGAACCAAATGATATTTTATTTCCAATTTTACAAAATAAATACAAAAATAATAAAAATGTGATACTGCATAAAGCCGCCTTATCAAACAAAGATGGCAAGGCAAAGTTTATGCTTAATGATAGTATTTCACAAGGAAATAGGCTAGATTCTAGTGGTGATTATAATGAAGGCTATGATGAATATTATGAAGTAGAAGTAATTGATTTGGTGAGATATATTAATGAAAATATATTAAATACAAATGACAGAATCTATTTTTTAAAGCTTGATATCGAAGGTGCAGAGTTTGATATTATCGATAAGATAATAGAAACCAAACTATATGAAAAAATCGATTATATCGCTTGCGAAACACATGAAAGATATTTTATAGATGGTAAAAATAAAATTACAAATCTAAAAAGATTAATCAAAGAGCACAATATCAATAATATTTTATTAGATTGGATATAA
- a CDS encoding NAD(P)-dependent oxidoreductase, translating into MKIVLWGGVLHLATLYLSNHNICDIEKLIDSNITFGSEVLESACNNNIKFFINILTFSIFANSTTYNPLTFYDSTKQAFYDILELYKSNFKNTKFINLLLYNTYGANDTRPKVLNLWHKISKSGQCLEMSKGEQLIDISHIDDVINAINIAIKNIDSLDSDIIYTIENTPRLSLRELAKVFENATNTKLNIKWNKPYRENEIFNPISSLDSTKLQKLPHYIPSININDGIKSVFG; encoded by the coding sequence ATGAAAATAGTGTTATGGGGGGGGGTATTACACCTAGCAACATTATATCTATCAAATCACAATATTTGTGATATAGAAAAGCTTATTGATAGTAATATCACTTTTGGTAGTGAAGTCTTAGAATCTGCCTGTAACAACAATATAAAATTTTTTATTAATATCCTTACTTTTTCAATATTTGCAAATTCAACTACTTACAATCCACTTACATTTTATGATAGCACAAAGCAAGCATTTTATGATATTTTAGAACTTTATAAAAGTAATTTTAAAAATACAAAATTTATTAATCTTTTACTTTATAACACTTATGGTGCTAATGATACAAGACCAAAAGTGCTAAATCTATGGCACAAGATAAGTAAGAGCGGTCAATGTCTAGAGATGAGCAAAGGTGAACAGCTAATTGATATAAGCCATATCGATGATGTTATAAATGCAATAAATATTGCTATTAAAAATATAGATTCTCTTGATAGTGATATTATATATACTATAGAAAATACTCCGCGTTTAAGTTTGAGAGAATTAGCTAAAGTATTTGAAAATGCTACAAATACAAAATTAAATATAAAATGGAATAAACCATATAGAGAAAATGAGATTTTTAATCCCATATCAAGTCTAGATTCTACAAAATTACAAAAGCTACCGCATTATATACCAAGTATTAATATAAATGATGGCATTAAAAGCGTCTTTGGATAA
- the rfbC gene encoding dTDP-4-dehydrorhamnose 3,5-epimerase translates to MSRFTFVETKIENLFVIEPKQIKDERGYFERYFCKENFKEIGLSKEIVQINHSLTKLKGSIRGMHFQTKPFSEIKIIRCISGSIQDVAVDLRKDSKTFLKHFTITLSKSNNKYLYIPEGFAHGFQALSNNAEILYLTTAPFQSSADSTINPLDKVLNIKWNLDITNISPKDKNAPFIDGNFKGI, encoded by the coding sequence ATGAGTCGCTTCACCTTTGTAGAAACAAAAATAGAAAATTTATTTGTGATAGAACCAAAACAAATAAAAGATGAAAGAGGATATTTTGAACGATATTTTTGTAAAGAAAATTTCAAAGAAATCGGGCTTTCAAAAGAAATAGTCCAAATAAACCACTCTTTAACAAAATTAAAAGGTTCTATTCGTGGTATGCACTTCCAAACTAAGCCTTTTAGTGAAATAAAGATTATCCGCTGTATTTCTGGCAGTATTCAAGATGTAGCAGTCGATTTAAGAAAAGATTCTAAGACATTTTTAAAGCATTTTACAATCACACTAAGCAAATCAAATAACAAATATTTATATATACCAGAAGGCTTTGCACATGGATTCCAAGCCTTAAGCAATAATGCAGAGATTTTATATCTTACAACAGCACCATTCCAAAGTAGCGCAGATAGCACTATAAACCCACTTGATAAAGTTTTAAATATAAAATGGAATCTAGATATTACAAATATTTCACCAAAAGATAAAAACGCCCCTTTTATAGATGGCAATTTCAAAGGAATTTAA
- a CDS encoding DapH/DapD/GlmU-related protein: MNCFSTYPFYAYYTDKIEKNTTKGETIIGDDCWIGLNAIILSGSKIGKGCVIGAGSVVRGEFEPYSVIIGNPAIQVKKRFSNEIIEILESIDFDTLDSDKILEHLHRFYTPLDKNLALEIKYLLKKEGAYNE; encoded by the coding sequence ATGAATTGCTTTTCAACATATCCATTTTATGCTTATTACACCGATAAAATTGAGAAAAATACAACAAAAGGCGAGACTATCATTGGAGATGACTGCTGGATAGGGCTAAATGCTATTATATTATCTGGCAGCAAAATAGGCAAAGGCTGTGTGATTGGTGCAGGAAGTGTCGTCCGTGGTGAGTTTGAACCATATAGTGTAATTATTGGCAATCCTGCGATACAAGTAAAAAAGAGATTTAGTAATGAAATAATTGAGATTCTAGAATCAATTGATTTTGATACTTTAGATAGTGATAAAATCTTAGAGCATTTGCATAGATTTTATACTCCCCTTGATAAGAATCTCGCATTAGAAATTAAATATTTGCTTAAAAAAGAGGGGGCTTACAATGAATAA
- a CDS encoding PepSY-like domain-containing protein: MQKVVIRFILGLFLLSGIANADMVVPATALPKNAQSFISSTFKDAQVMYVEQDFDSFEVRLSNGVKIDFYRDGNWKEIESYNGINPALLPAQVATTLQSTFPNVTIIKVEKEWSGYEVKLANMLKVYINEAGQVIGQKSDD, translated from the coding sequence ATGCAAAAAGTCGTTATTAGATTTATATTAGGTTTATTTTTATTAAGTGGCATAGCAAATGCTGATATGGTAGTTCCTGCGACTGCATTACCAAAAAATGCACAAAGTTTTATATCTAGCACTTTTAAAGATGCACAAGTAATGTATGTAGAGCAAGATTTTGATAGCTTTGAAGTGAGATTATCAAATGGTGTAAAAATAGATTTTTATAGAGATGGTAATTGGAAGGAGATAGAAAGCTATAATGGTATAAATCCAGCTCTTTTGCCAGCTCAAGTAGCAACAACTTTACAATCAACATTTCCAAATGTAACTATAATAAAAGTAGAAAAAGAATGGAGTGGTTATGAAGTAAAACTAGCAAATATGCTAAAAGTGTATATAAATGAGGCTGGACAAGTTATAGGTCAAAAATCCGATGATTAA
- the rfbH gene encoding lipopolysaccharide biosynthesis protein RfbH gives MISLRDEILQKVRDYYNLYHKKSKDFTKGDRINYAGRIYDENEIVNLVDSALDFWLTASKYAREFENKLAKYLGVNYALLVNSGSSANLLAFSTLTSPLLKDRAIKRGDEIITLAAGFPTTISPIVQFGAIPVFVDITLESANIDTTMIKQAISPKTKAIFIAHTLGNPFDLKAIKEICDKYNLWLIEDNCDALGAKYDGKFTGTFGDIGTSSFYPAHHITMGEGGAIYTNNPLLKKIALSIRDWGRDCYCEGGKDNTCGARFSQMQGNLPFGYDHKYIYSHFGYNLKATEMQASIGVAQLDKLDFFIQKRQENHKYLYQSLSKFNDIFILPQATPNSQPSWFGFLITLKDGVNFSRNEIVEFLESKNIQTRNLFGGNMLLHPAFDSLKEGIDYKVVGDLKNTNKIMKDSFWVGVYPGISNIEIEYIRDVIDDFMGGGNKQNLNLATFFNPSLTRLVA, from the coding sequence TTGATAAGTCTAAGAGATGAAATCTTGCAAAAAGTAAGAGATTATTACAATCTTTATCATAAAAAAAGTAAAGATTTTACTAAAGGTGATAGGATAAATTATGCAGGAAGAATTTATGATGAAAATGAAATCGTAAATTTAGTGGATAGCGCACTTGATTTTTGGCTTACAGCTAGTAAATATGCTAGAGAATTTGAAAATAAATTAGCTAAATATTTAGGTGTAAATTATGCACTTTTAGTAAATTCTGGTTCAAGTGCAAACTTGCTTGCATTCTCTACTTTAACTTCTCCTTTACTAAAAGATAGAGCTATAAAAAGAGGAGATGAGATTATTACTCTTGCAGCTGGATTCCCAACCACTATATCACCTATTGTGCAATTTGGTGCAATACCTGTATTTGTAGATATTACTTTAGAGAGTGCAAATATTGATACAACTATGATAAAACAAGCAATCTCTCCTAAAACAAAAGCAATTTTTATAGCACATACACTTGGGAATCCATTTGATTTAAAAGCAATAAAAGAGATTTGTGATAAATATAATCTTTGGCTTATAGAAGATAATTGTGATGCACTTGGTGCAAAATATGATGGTAAATTTACAGGAACTTTTGGTGATATTGGCACATCTAGTTTTTATCCAGCACATCATATCACAATGGGCGAGGGCGGTGCGATTTATACAAATAATCCACTTTTAAAAAAGATTGCTTTAAGTATAAGAGATTGGGGTAGAGATTGTTATTGTGAAGGTGGAAAAGATAATACTTGTGGAGCGAGATTTTCTCAAATGCAAGGAAATCTTCCATTTGGCTATGATCACAAATATATCTATTCACATTTTGGATACAATCTAAAAGCTACAGAAATGCAAGCAAGTATTGGTGTTGCACAACTTGATAAGCTTGATTTTTTCATCCAAAAACGACAAGAAAATCATAAATATTTATATCAGAGTCTAAGTAAATTTAATGATATATTTATTTTGCCACAGGCTACACCTAATTCACAGCCAAGCTGGTTTGGATTTTTAATCACTCTAAAGGATGGTGTGAATTTTAGTAGAAATGAGATAGTTGAGTTTTTGGAATCTAAAAATATCCAAACTAGAAATCTTTTTGGTGGTAATATGCTGCTTCACCCTGCATTTGATAGCCTAAAAGAAGGAATTGATTATAAAGTAGTAGGGGATTTAAAAAATACTAATAAAATTATGAAAGATAGTTTTTGGGTTGGCGTATATCCTGGAATCTCAAATATAGAAATAGAATATATTAGAGATGTAATAGATGATTTTATGGGGGGGGGGAATAAGCAAAATCTAAATTTAGCTACTTTCTTTAATCCATCTCTTACAAGGCTTGTAGCATGA